ATTCATGTTTCTAGTATTAATTGTTGTTAATCTTTTTGGGCAACCCTATGGTTTTCAAGAACTGTGGTTGTTACAAAAAGTCATCGCTGTGGGAGCGGGGATATTATGGTTTAGTCAAACTATGGGTTGGTATCGACAAGCTAAACGCCCATAGTGTGATACAAATTTCCTAAAATATTATCAGCGCTCAATAGACATACCCGTTTGTCTCGTTTATCTCGCGGGTAGTGACGCCCAGCAGACTAGCGGCAACTTGTTGACGGATTTTGCCCACTGTGAACAGATAGAGCATCTGGGCCCATGACTCTTTTTTAACTCAATGACGTATTGATTTTCTATATGTTTGTGACTGTTTGAAAGAGGAGAGAGTTGAATCATCAGCGTCGGGAGGAACCGGACATGACTACTTTGTGTTAACAAAATTTCCTATAAGTATTGGCAACTTATCCTTTATTAAGTTATACTAGCAGGCTTATGAGTTTTGGAATTCCTCTGGTTCCAAAAGCACTGTCCCCATCGTCTAGAGGCCTAGGACATCGCCCTTTCACGGCGGTAACCGGGGTTCGAATCCCCGTGGGGACGCCATGCTAATCGTGGCGTTTGGTTGCGTAATAAAAAGATTTCCTCACTTAAAGAGAATGGCATTTGCTAGGACGGAATGTCACTTCACTTTACTGAGACCAAGTATTTTTCTGGTTTATTTATGAAATTCCTCTCTTTCTGGACGCCCATAGATCTCTTGGCTCTTCTTCAATTATAGAGGGAGGTAATCATGAGATGTGGTTCACTACTCTCTTCAACATGCAGACAAAACTACTATTCCTTAATATTATTTGACTGATCTAGCTTGCGGCCATGTCTCGGCAGATAATCGCCAGACATAATAAGTCAAGTTTGGCTGGGTAGATTGAGGCTATGGGAGGTAACACTGATGTGGACGGTGCTAACAATATTGTAGAGCGAGGCCGTTGCGTGAAACGGTAATCTACTAGGGCGGGGACTCCACAGGAGCTTGACCTTGTGTAGCGTGGTAGGCATCTGTGGTCTTTAGGCCGGGGGGAAATGTTAAGAATAAGATATCTCACCTGGATTGTATTGGTGAATTCAATTTATACATTGAGTCTAAAGCGGGATAGATAATGCAAACTTTTGTGTTTAAAGTTAATATCAATCCTATTTGATTACTATTAATTAAACTCTATGACAATCCCCTTGGAATTATTTCCCGGCTTTACCGAACATACTTTTTCCTATGACTCGACGAGTGGTCCAGTTAATATTGCTTATTTGATGGGTGGAGAAGGACCTCCTTTGCTTCTTTTGCATGGTTTTCCGCAAAGCAGAGTGATTTGGCATCAGATTGCCCCCCACTTATTAGCTCATTTTAAAGTTATCATTCCAGACCTGAGAGGGTACGGTGACTCATCCCCTGTGATCAGTGATGACACTCATTTTGCTTATTCCAAGAGGGCCATGGCGCAAGACCAAGTGGCTCTGATGCAATTCTTGGGGTATTCCTCTTTTGCGGTATGTGGACATGATCGCGGTGGCCGGGTAGCCCATCGATTAGCCCTTGATCACCCAACATTAGTTGAGCGTTTTATGGTGCTCGATATTTCCCCCACTTACACCATGTACCAAGAGACCAATCAACGTTTTGCAACGGGCTACTGGCACTGGTTTTTTTTAATCCAACCCTTTCCTGTACCAGAGAGGCTAATTGGAGCGGACCCTGAGTTTTGGTTACATCAGCATATGGATCGTGCCGGGGGAATGAAGATATTTGACCCGCGTTGTTGGCAAGAGTATGTCAATGCCATACAGCAACCAGCAATAGTTCATGCCATGTGCGAGGATTATCGTGCTGCCGCAACCATTGATCTTGAGCATGATCAAGCGGATATAGATCGGTATAATAAGACAATTCAACCCCTGCGTGTGTTATGGGGGAGTCGCGGAATTATTGCCACCTGTTTTAATCCTATAGAGGATTGGCAAGCTTTTTCTGAGGCGAAGGTGAGTGGTAGAGCGCTGGATTGCGGTCACTATATCCCTGAGGAGAAACCCACTGAAATGATTGAAGAAATCATGGCTTTTTTTAAAAATGATAGTATTTTGAGCTAAATTAACGAATCAATCATTTTTTTAAATGTGTCATGATGACGATGGATACTTCTATTTTATTTTTCGCCGGTGGCGTTCTATTGGGTCTTGTGTTGTTTTTTGTATTAGTGGCCCTTGGCGTGATTGATCGCTGGTTAAAGTTAAAGCGGTAATTGAGAGGAGATGGAACGTGAAAGAGTGGGCCATGTATATTGGTTTTTTTATTTTAGCCTTGAATCTTGCCATGTTGGCAATATTCATGTCGCCAGAGTCATGGGTATTAAGAACGATTGTGGGCGGGCTCTCTGCTGCCTGCTGGTTTTTGGTGTTTAAATTTAAACCTCGTTAAGGTTAACCATTAACTCTACTCGAAGATAAAATAGCAGGTTTTGTGAGATAATAAGGTTTCTAATTATTTATTTTAGTTGAGTCGTAACATGAATTTGTTAACCAACAATATGAAAAACCCGCTATCGTTGTTTTTGATTATGTTTTCCTTTGGCGCCGTTAACGCTGATGCAGAAAATCTAATTGATGCTTACCAAGCAGCCGTAAACTCAAATCCTCAGCTCTCTTTAGCTAAACATCAATTAGAAGCCAATCAAGAATTAAAGCCCTTGACCCAATCAGCTTATCTTCCTCATGTTAATGCAGGAGCCGACGCAGGACGTAACCGTTCCTATATCAGTCCTTTAATTCCAGGATCTCTTCCTACACAGGGAGTCTTTCCTACGGACGCCTACAGTGTGACGTTAACGCAAGCGATTTTTAATGGACAAGCGCTAGCTGCCATGGAACAGGCTGATAATATTATTAAGGCCAGTGAACAAAATTATTTAAGTGCTCAGCAAGTATTGGTGCGTCAAATTACCCGTGCCTATTTTGCTATCCTGCAAGCCCAGTCACAAGTGTTAGTGGCCAATGAAGGTGAGCTGTTATTGCGTAATATTAAAGAACAAGCAGAAGAGAATTTACGCGTAGGGACTGGTGATATTATCTCTGTCAATGAAGCAAAAGCACGTTGGCAAAGCGCTATATCAGATCAAATTAATGCCCGTAATGCGTTGTCTATTGCGTACAGTCAATTACAAAAATTAACCCATCAGGATAACATTCAGGAAGTCTCTGATTTAAATCATTTTACGGCCTTAGATCCTAGTCCTGATGATATGCAGGCATGGGTAAACCAAGCCCTAACCAATCAACCTCTCATTCACCAAGCTGAGCAGCAGGTCAAGGTGGCGCAAGCGCAGGTAGAAATTAACCGCCGTGCACGTTGGCCGGTAGTGAGTTTAAATGGTATTGGAACGCACATACGTGGTCAGACCTTTCCTGAATTAACCACCAACCAAGCCAGTGCAATTCTGACATTGACGATTCCCCTCATCGATGGCGGACAAATATCAGCTCAGGTGGGACAGGCCCATAGCTTAGAGCGAGTACAGCAAGATCAACTGAATGATGTGAAAGATCAAGTAATATTCAATACCCGTCAGGCGTTTCTAGATTTAAAAAATAGTGTGGCCAGTTATGAGGCGGCCAAAGCCACTTTAACTTCAGCCAAACTCTCCTTAGAGGGAACCCGGGCGGGTTTTGGAATAGGAACACGTTCCATGATTGATTTGCTGACCACGGCCACCGACTATATTCAAGCTGAGAGTCATTATTATGATACTCGTTATCAGCATATAATCTCTCGAGTTGAACTTAAGTTTGCGGTAGGTATTCTAAACGAGCAGGATATCAATGCAATTAATCAGTTACTTACTGACAAACATTCATAAATCACTATATCCTATATTGAATATTTCATGAGGAGAACAATAATGAAACGATTATTTAGTCAGGGACTGTTCGCCGCATTAGCCCTTTGCGCATTTTCTACATCCTACGCGGCTTCGTCCCCTGAAGTGGAAGCCTTGGTTAAGGAAGGCCATCGATTATTTACTACAGAAAAGTTTAATGGCAATGGACGGGTATGTGAAACCTGTCACGTAGCTGGAGGAAAAACCGCAGGGCATTTACCCAACGGTAAACCAATGCCAAGCTTGATGAATGCTGCGGCAGTGTTTCCTCGCGTCAGACACGGGCAAGTCACCAGTCTTGAGGATCAAGTTCGTAAATGTGTGGGAGGCGCCATTGAGGGAACCCCTCCTGAATACGGCAGTAAAGAGTTGGGTGCACTCAGTGTGTATATTACCTCTTTGTCAGAGGGTAAAGCCATTGAGTTGGGCGGTACCCCTCAGTGATTTTGAAGTGGGGCCTTGTGTAGTCGTGTAATGGGTCCCGCCTTGAGCAATTGACTGGGCAGCGTTCTGCCCATCAATTGACTCAAATGCTGAGCGCTATTCAGTAACATGTTTAAATTCATTCCCGTATCAAAGCCCATTAAATCTAACATATGAACTAACTCTTCGGTGGTGATATTGCCGGTAGCCCCTGGTGCATAGGGACAGCCTCCGAGGCCTCCTAGGGAGGCGTCAAAGGAGCGAACTCCTGCTTGAATGCCTGAGAGCACATTGGCGAGCCCCATGCCTCGTGTATTATGAAAATGGAGAGTTAACACACCGGTAAAAATATCCTGTACCCGGTGGCTGAGGGAACTCACCAAACTAGGATAGGCCATTCCCGTGGTATCACATAGGCTGATCCCCCACACCTCGCGTTGGGTAAAATATTTGACCCAATTTACCACCAGCTCTTCGGCAATGCTCCCTTCCATGGGACAACCAAAACTTGTGGATAAAGAGACATTCACACGCTTTCCCTGTTGGTGAGCCAGTTCGATGACTTCACTTAATACCTCAGCGGATTCAGTGCAACTCATGCGTAAGTTAGCACGGTTATGACTCTCACTCACGCTCATGACCAGATTGAACAGATCAACCTGGCAGTCTAAAGCCCGCTGCGCCCCTTTTAGATTGGGGATCAGGGCGCTGTAGATCACCTCTGGGTGACGGGTTATTGCGCTCATTACTTGCTGGGCGTCACTTAACATAGGTATGGCTTTGGGACTGGTGAAGGAGGTTACTTCAATAACACGATATCCGCACTCTGAGAGTTCATTAATCAAGGAAACTTTATCCGCTGTGGCAATAAAGCTTTTTTCAGATTGAAAGCCGTCGCGGGTGACTACTTCGTTAATAGCAATGGTTTCCTTCATTGAATAATACCCTGGGATCGTAATTGATTGATGTCTTCAATGCTAAGCCCCATCTCCTCCAGTACCTTTTGTGTATGTTCACCAAGTGTTGGAGCGCGCTGGCGAATAACTCCTGGAGTTTTTGAGAGTTTAGGGATGACACCTGGAATATCGAGCCGTAAACCTTGGGCGGTGGTGATGCTTTGAATCATTTCTCTTGCCCGATAGTGTGGGTCTTCGCTGATGTCCTGAATAGTATAAATCTTACCTGCTGGCACAGAGGCCTCCGCCAACAAGGCTAACACAGTTGCGATGGGGCGCCCTTTTGTCCAGTCACAGATGGCTTGGTCAATGCGCTCAGCTTGGAGACTGCGTCCAGTGTTGTTTTTGAGAGACGGATCTTGGGCTAAATCATCTCGTCCTATGGCAGCCATGAGACGCTGATAGATACTATCACCATTGCCGGCAATTAAAACATAACCATCTTGACAGGGGTAAGCGTTACTGGGTGTAATACCAGGCAATGCACTGCCAGCCGGCCCTCGAACAGCGCCAAAAGCACTGTATTCAGGTAGTAAACTCTCGGTACAATTAAACACTGCCTCATATAAGGCCATGTCAATGACCTGTCCCACGCCACCATTTTTGTTACGGGCTAATAAGGCGGCCAATACACCAATGCTGCCATGTAGGGCTGCTAAGGTGTCGCCAATACTGAGCCCCACCCGAACAGGTACTTCTCCAGGCTGCCCTGTGAGGTGACGCAGCCCTCCCATCGCCTCTCCAATGGCGCCAAAGCCGGGTAAATCACGATAAGGCCCCGTTTGTCCATAACCTGAAATGCGGAGCATGATGAGGCCAGGGTTACTCGCCGCCAGAATGTCATAGGCCATGCCCCAGGACTCAAGGGTGCCAGGACGAAAGTTTTCAATGAGGATATCTGCTTCTTTAATTAGGGCACGGGCTAACTCTTGCCCCTGCGGTTGGCGTAAGTCAATGGCAACGCTCTGTTTATTGCGCGATTGTACCTCCCACCATACAGAGGTGCCCTCATGAAGCATTCGCCACTGACGAAGTGGGTCACCGCCTTGAGGGGGTTCGATTTTAATTACTTCAGCGCCAAGATCGCCTAAGGTTTTGGCACTAAAGGGGCCAGCGATGAGTTGTCCCATTTCGACCACTCGAATCCCTGATAAGGGTCCTGTATTTTCTACCATAACTGATGACTTAAGGATGGAATGGTTATTTATTTGAGATAATGCTAACCTAAAAAAGGATGTTAGGAAAAACTTTTAATACATTGATTAAGTATATTGGTTTAAGGGAGAGATAAGTAGATGGGGCAGGGGAATTGGCGTGAGGGGTTAACAAGGAAGCATTGGCAAATATTGCTAGGCAGCTTTTTAGGCTGGGTATTTGATGGTTACGAAGCCTTCGCTTTAATCGTAGTCATTCCATTTTTACTTAAATCATTATTACCTGCAGCACTTCTGCCCGCGGGACCCTTGTATGCTGGATCGGTGATTGGCATTACTCTACTGGGTTGGGGGATAGGTGGACTCGTGGGGGGTATCCTTGCCGATTACGTGGGACGCCGGCAAGTCATGCTCTGGTCGGTTTTTTTATATGCCTTATTCTCAGGGTTGACTGCTTTTGTTCATAACTTTTATCAACTGGATGCGCTACGTTTGTTAACGGGTCTTGCCATGGGCAGTGAATGGGCCACGGGTGTTTCACTGGTAGCAGAAACTTGGCCCAACCGCGCGAGGCCCATTGGTGCGGGATTTTTACAATCAGGTTTTGGTTGGGGAACACTCTTGGCGGCGGCGGTTTGGTATGTTCTATCCATTACTCAACCCTTGGCAGCGGAGAGCTGGCGGTTAATGTTTGTGTTGGGGGCTATTCCTGCTGTATTTGTTCTGTATTTAAGACGTAACCTCGATGAGTCGCAAAAATGGAAAGAGGCTATCTTGGCTAAACGTTGGGGGGCCACCGGAGGCGTTGCTAGTAGCCAAAACAAAAGACCCTTTACGCTTTTTCAGCTGTTTCGTGAAAAGGAAGCTTTACGGAGAACTATCATTACTTTTCTGCTGTCCTTAGCGACCACCACGGGTTGGTGGGCCGTATCCAGTTTATTACCGCGTTATACCGTGTTTTTAGCGAAGACGGCGGGCATGGGTCAACTTGCCCAATGGGGGGCCCTGTCGGGTTTGTTGTATACCCTTGGCGCTGTGGTAGCCTATCTCTTAGCAGGCTTTGTTATCGATGGCATAGGTCGCCGCCGTTTTTTATTTGGTACTTATCTGGGTTGCTTGGTGATTACCTGGGTGAGCTATGGGGTAGTACGTAACCCCTACTATTTACTTTGGCTGACGCCTATAAATGGCTTTTTCACTTTAGGGTGCGCGTATGTGTGGATGGCCATTTATCCCCCTGAGTTGTTTGCCACCAGTGTTAGGGCCACCGCTGCCAGTGTAATTTTTAATGGTGCTCGAATTATTGCTTGGGTATTCCCGGTGATTGCAGGCAGTCTCATACAAAGCTTTGGTAGCCTCTCTATAGCAGCCTTAACGATTAGTACGATTTATCTACTGGGTTTATTTTTACCTTGGTTGTTGCCGGAGACTACCCATCAAGAGTTGCCGGAATAAAAGTGTGTTCACTCAGAGTATAGTGCTCTAAAACAGTAGATCGCGTTTAACGCAATTTACTCGTGGGGGCTTTAGTCGGGGGTAGCACTAACTTTATGGATAGCAAGATCTGCACCCATGTATTCTTGTTCTGGATCAAGTCGAATGCCTACGCTCTTCTTAAGCCAACCAATGGCTAAAATCCAAGCCCCTAGAGCAAGAAAGGGAATGTTCGAGGGAGGATGAGTGCTCTTCAGTCCCTCTTTAGTATAGCGACCATGTCGTGCTCCCAGCAGTAACACAGCGGGGAGGGCAATCCAGCCCCCTAGGGCATGAACCACTACGGAGCCTGCGAAATCATGAAACGGTTGACTAAAGGGGTGGGTTAACCAATCTTGAAGGCCGAATCATTATTCCAGGTAATTCCTTCGAAAAAAGGATAGATAAACCCCACTATCACAAAGGTGGCTATTAACTGTGAACCAAATTTAGCGCACTCAGCGATACCCCCCGAGATAATAGCGGGGACTGCGGCGGCGAAAGTGAGCAAGAAAAAAACTTTTCTAACTGGTAACCGCTTTTAGCGCTTAGTGCTGGGGCTGAGGAGAAAAAATCTACGCTATAGGCTAAGCTGTAGCCGATAAAAAAGTAGGCAATGGTGGAAATACAAAAATCCATGAGAATTTTTACTAAAGCATTATCTTAGTTTTTACGTTTGACGGTACCCAGCTCAAGAAACGCAAAGCCGGCATGCATGACGAAAACTAACATTGCTCCTAACAAGATAAATAGTGCCTCATCACTGTTTTGTAACGTTTCCATCATTTATTCTTTTGAAAATATCATTCCCATAATAATGCATTGGTTTATCTGTATTAATAAAAAATAAAGTTAAATAATAAACAGATACTTACAATATTAAATTAATGTTTTTTATAGAATGGTTACGTGAGGAGCAACGGGGGAATACACTATTTTAGTTCTTTCAAGCATTAAAATGAGGCATTTTTTCAAGGAATACTTCACTGACCAATAAGCCTTCATGTCCCACTTGAAACCAAGAGCGTCTTGCCCAGTATTGAGGTTGTTGTGCGCCAGGGATACGTTGATAAAGGGGGTGACTGACTCGGATGTGTTTAACAGCAATGAGTCCACGTTTCATCTGTTGCTGCTGAAAAAGCCATTGCCCTAAAGGTTGATTGCCCAGTTTGGCTAAGCTTTTAAAGCGTGATAATTCTTTGGTGAGTGGTATCATACTATGCGCAAAAACCAAGGGCTTCTGTCCCTGGCAGAGTAATACTTCGCGAATTCGACAGGGCTGCCTTGGATGCGTTAGCCATGTTTTCTCATCGACCAAGGGGGTTGAGAGTTCATCGCGAATCACCTGAATGACAATAGGGCCAAAACTCAAGCGCAGACGTTGAGTGAGTGAGTCTGGATAGAACAGCCATTGTTTTAACTGTGGCGAGGCCGCTATGGCACGAGGATTGGATTGCCAATGGCGGTCATTGAAAAGATGTCTGTGCATATTCTCATTATCCCACAGACAGTGTTATTCTCTATAAGATTAAGGCAAATTATTAAGGATTAATCATGTCAACTCTTCCTGCAACCATGCGCTTTGTCGGTCAACGTGAGACAGGTGGCCCTGAGGTTCTTCAAATAGAAGAGGGGGCTCTGCCTTCTGCGGGGCCAGGAGAGGTGTTAATTCGGGTGATGGCGGCGGGGGTTAATCGTCCTGATTGTTTTCAGCGCGCAGGGTTTTATCCTCCACCGCCGGGCGCTTCACCGATTATTGGCTTGGAGGTGGCTGGAACCATCGCCGCCGTGGGGAAGGAGGTAACAGATTGGCAAGTGGGGCATTCCTGTTGTGCGCTCGTGACAGGGGGTGGCTATGCTGAGTATTGCGTGGCTCCCCAGGAGACCCTATTGCCTATCCCTGAAGGCATGGGCTTTACTGAGGCGGCAACCTTACCGGAGACCTTTTTTACTGTATGGAGTAATGTTTTTCAAAGAGGACAATTGAGCAATCAGGAAACTTTTTTAGTGCAAGGGGGCAGTAGTGGTATAGGGAGCACGGCTATTCAGCTCGTTAGTGCTCTTGGGCACCGAGTCTTTGCTACGGCTGGCAGTCCGGAAAAATGTGCCTTTTGTGAAACGTTAGGGGCAGAGAGGGCAGTTAATTATCGGCAAGAGGATTTTGTGGCGGTGATTAAATCCTTAACTGATCAACGGGGCGTGGATGTGATTTTAGATATGGTGGTGGGGGACTATTTACCGCGAGAATTAAAGCTCCTTAAGGATGGAGGCCGCCTTGTGATCATTGCTTTTTTAGGGGGCTCTAAAGTTCAGGTGGATTTTGCTGAGGTAATGAGGCGTCGTTTGACGATTACTGGCTCTACTTTAAGGGCAAGGGAATTAGAATTCAAGAAAAGAGTACGCGATGAGTTACTTAATCATGCCTGGCCTCTGTTGTCTCAAGGGAGAATCAATACTCATATCTATCAACAGTTTACCTTGGATAATGCAGCTAAAGCCCATGCCGTGATGGAATCTGGTAGGCACATGGGTAAACTAGTCTTAACCGTGGCGTAGATATTATGTGGACACAATTGCAACAGATTTCTTTTTGGCTCAGTATTCCGCAAATCATCGGTATTGATTTGGTGCTAAGTGGTGATAATGCGGTGGTCATCGCTTTGGCTGCGCGGGCTTTAACTGGCCGTGACAGACGAATGGCGCTATTTATTGGCGGAGTAACGGCAATTATTTTTAGAATGTTCTTAACCGTTATCGCCTCGGGTCTTCTGTCTTTTCCTTATTTGATGAGCATCGGGGGTGCTTTACTCTTTTGGGTGGCACTACGTCTTGTTAAGGGGCGCCATGAGGAGCACGCTGATGGGGATATTCCGGCCACGAATCAACTGTTTCAGGCCATCAGAGCCATTATTATTGCCGATGTAGTGATGAGTTTAGACAATGTGCTCAGTGTTGCAGCCATTGCCCGTGGCAATCCACTTCTTTTGCTATGTGGTTTAATGATATCTATTCCTCTTATTTTGCTTGGCAGTACATTTTTAATGCATCTGATGAAACGCTTTAAATCTCTGATAGTCCTAGCTGGGGCATTGTTAGGATATGTGAGTGTGGATATGGTGTTATCTGATTTTGCTTGGCGCGGCATTATGGCGCAACTGCCTATGGCCAACCATACTTGGTTGGCCCTTCTTGGGGCGCTGCTTGTTTTTATACTCAGTCGACCTGTGTTTAAAAAAAATCATAATACTCCATGAGTGAGCAAAAAGTTGGCATTATCGGAGCAGGGTTAGCGGGTCTTTGCGCTGCATATTATTTACAAAAAGCGGGCGTTTTAGTAACTGTTTTTGAAAAAAATTCTTTTATCGGCGGCAGGTTAGGGTCTATTTCTAATGTAGATGATGAGGAAGATATAGGGGCCCAATACTTTACTCTTCGCTCACCCCTCATGCTCGATCTTTTGCCTCAATGGCAAGAGATGGGGTTAGTGAAAGCCTGGTCACCCCGAATACACGTTATTCATGATAGTCATTCTATCGAGAAAGATCATCGTTCTGTGGAACGTTGGGTAGGGACCCCATCCATGGTGGCCTTGGCCAACTATTTTGCTCCATCAACGGATATCCGCTGTGATCATGAGGTTCAGAGTATTGCGCTCACAAAAAGCGGGGAGTGGCAGCTTAAGGTGCGTCACCATGGAAGTCTTACCGGCTTTTCCGCGCTGTTATTTTCGCTGCCTGCGCCTTTGATAGGCTCCCTCTTGCAAGGGGTTCAGCCCCACTGGCAACAGTCACTTGAAGGGATCAATTTTTTACCCACCCTTGGTGCACGGGTGAGTTTTTCTCGGGAACCAGACCTTGATGCAGCTTTTATTAATCATGGAATGGCCAGGTGGCTTGCTAACAACAGCTCAAAACCAGGGCGCAGGCAAGGCTTAAGGTGGACTCTTCATCTTGATCACCAATGGAGCGCTCAGCACGCTCATCTCTCCACCAGTGAGGCCATAGAGCTCATTCAACGCAATTGGCAGTTAGAGCATTTACCTGGCACCCTTGAATCGGTCAGCCCTTTTTTTTGGCCACAGGCCATTGCGTTAAACCCTCCTCTTGATTTCGCTCCCTGGGATAGTGAGCTTAAGTTAGGAGCTCTGGGTGATTGGCACCTTGGGGGGCGTGTGGAGGGAGCCCTGTTATCGGGTTATGAGTTAAGTCGAGCTGTTATAAAGAGTTGTAGGTAAAGCCATGGATAGCGTGTTGTGGTTTAAAAAGGACTTAAGAATTCATGATCACCAAGCGTTAACGGAAGCGCTCCGTCAATCCCGGGTCATGTGTATTTATATTATGGATCCTGACCAATGGCAGCAGTTTGATCAGTCAGCCCAACACTATGCCTTTACGTTAGCCTGTTTACGGGATTTATATCGACAACTGCGAGAGGTGGGTGCTTTATTACATATTTTATCGGGTAGTACTGTGGAGGTTCTTGCGCGAATACAACGTATCCATCCCTTCGCGCAACTCTACTCCCACGAGGAAACGGGTAACTTCTGGAGTTATCAACGGGATAAGCAAGTAGCTAAATGGTGTCGAGAGCAAGGTGTTCAGTGGTTTCAATATCCTCAATTTGGCGTCAAACGTCGATTAGACTCAAGGGATCACTGGCAGAGACTCTGGCAACAACACATGAGTCAACCCGTTTACAATCTACCCGCCATAGGGCAACGGCTATGGTGGAGTGAGTCAGTCTTGCAAAAATTTGTTATTCCTGAGATGGATGAGCTGGGCTTAAAGCCTATGAGTATGGACAAGCGTCCTCAAGGGGGTCGGCAAGCGGCTTTATTGGTTTGGCAGCGCTTCATGGATAGTGGTGTGAATCGGTATCGTGGTGGTATTTCCTCTCCCCTGTCAGCCCCTACTGCTTGTTCACGGATGTCCGTGTATTTGACATATGGTTGTGTCAGTATGCGTGAGTTGGTGCAGTGGACCCATGGTGAACTGGATCAATTAATGAGTACAAATAGAGACCCTAAACGCCTCGGTTTACAGGCTTTTTTAAGTCGTTTGTATTGGCATTGTCATTTCATACAAAAGCTTGAAAGTGAGCCTGAAATAGAGTGGCGTAATATGCACCGCGGTTATGATGGCCTGCGCGAAAATGAGTTTAATCAGCATTTCTTTGAGTTGTGGCAGAGTGGTCAAACCGGTTGGCCCCTGGTGGATGCCTCCATGGCGATGTTAAAGCATGAAGGTTGGCTAAATTTTAGAATGCGGGCCCTATTGGTGTCCGTAGCCTCCTATCCGCTATGGTTACATTGGCGTCAGACGGGATTGTATCTGGCTGGACAATTTTTAGATTACGAGCCTGGTATCCATTGGAGTCAAATGCAAATGCAATCAGGGACCACTGGAATTAATATTCCGCGTGTCTATAACCCCATCAAACAAGCTAAAGATCATGACCCCAAAGGCGTGTTTGTCCGTCGTTGGTGCCCTTATTTAAAACGAGTGCCTGATAGCTTTATCTTTGAGCCTTATCTGATGCCTCGCTCCATGCAAGACAAAATTGGTGTATGGGTAGGAAGAGATATTCCTACCCCCTTAGTCAACTATGAAACCAGTGTCCGTCTCGCTAAAGACAAGTTATTTGCTCGCCGCAATACTGATACGGCCGTATCACAAGCACGGGAAGTACTTGAGCGTCATGGCTCTCGCTCAGGAAGCAATCAGCGTAAAAGAGGCTCCTCTGCCGCCCAAGCCAACGCTTCATCTCAATTAGGTTTTGAATTTGATGAAGGGCGTTAAG
This sequence is a window from Ferrovum sp. JA12. Protein-coding genes within it:
- a CDS encoding chorismate--pyruvate lyase family protein: MHRHLFNDRHWQSNPRAIAASPQLKQWLFYPDSLTQRLRLSFGPIVIQVIRDELSTPLVDEKTWLTHPRQPCRIREVLLCQGQKPLVFAHSMIPLTKELSRFKSLAKLGNQPLGQWLFQQQQMKRGLIAVKHIRVSHPLYQRIPGAQQPQYWARRSWFQVGHEGLLVSEVFLEKMPHFNA
- a CDS encoding NAD(P)H-quinone oxidoreductase, with protein sequence MRFVGQRETGGPEVLQIEEGALPSAGPGEVLIRVMAAGVNRPDCFQRAGFYPPPPGASPIIGLEVAGTIAAVGKEVTDWQVGHSCCALVTGGGYAEYCVAPQETLLPIPEGMGFTEAATLPETFFTVWSNVFQRGQLSNQETFLVQGGSSGIGSTAIQLVSALGHRVFATAGSPEKCAFCETLGAERAVNYRQEDFVAVIKSLTDQRGVDVILDMVVGDYLPRELKLLKDGGRLVIIAFLGGSKVQVDFAEVMRRRLTITGSTLRARELEFKKRVRDELLNHAWPLLSQGRINTHIYQQFTLDNAAKAHAVMESGRHMGKLVLTVA
- a CDS encoding TerC family protein, which translates into the protein MWTQLQQISFWLSIPQIIGIDLVLSGDNAVVIALAARALTGRDRRMALFIGGVTAIIFRMFLTVIASGLLSFPYLMSIGGALLFWVALRLVKGRHEEHADGDIPATNQLFQAIRAIIIADVVMSLDNVLSVAAIARGNPLLLLCGLMISIPLILLGSTFLMHLMKRFKSLIVLAGALLGYVSVDMVLSDFAWRGIMAQLPMANHTWLALLGALLVFILSRPVFKKNHNTP
- a CDS encoding NAD(P)/FAD-dependent oxidoreductase, which produces MSEQKVGIIGAGLAGLCAAYYLQKAGVLVTVFEKNSFIGGRLGSISNVDDEEDIGAQYFTLRSPLMLDLLPQWQEMGLVKAWSPRIHVIHDSHSIEKDHRSVERWVGTPSMVALANYFAPSTDIRCDHEVQSIALTKSGEWQLKVRHHGSLTGFSALLFSLPAPLIGSLLQGVQPHWQQSLEGINFLPTLGARVSFSREPDLDAAFINHGMARWLANNSSKPGRRQGLRWTLHLDHQWSAQHAHLSTSEAIELIQRNWQLEHLPGTLESVSPFFWPQAIALNPPLDFAPWDSELKLGALGDWHLGGRVEGALLSGYELSRAVIKSCR
- a CDS encoding FAD-binding domain-containing protein; amino-acid sequence: MDSVLWFKKDLRIHDHQALTEALRQSRVMCIYIMDPDQWQQFDQSAQHYAFTLACLRDLYRQLREVGALLHILSGSTVEVLARIQRIHPFAQLYSHEETGNFWSYQRDKQVAKWCREQGVQWFQYPQFGVKRRLDSRDHWQRLWQQHMSQPVYNLPAIGQRLWWSESVLQKFVIPEMDELGLKPMSMDKRPQGGRQAALLVWQRFMDSGVNRYRGGISSPLSAPTACSRMSVYLTYGCVSMRELVQWTHGELDQLMSTNRDPKRLGLQAFLSRLYWHCHFIQKLESEPEIEWRNMHRGYDGLRENEFNQHFFELWQSGQTGWPLVDASMAMLKHEGWLNFRMRALLVSVASYPLWLHWRQTGLYLAGQFLDYEPGIHWSQMQMQSGTTGINIPRVYNPIKQAKDHDPKGVFVRRWCPYLKRVPDSFIFEPYLMPRSMQDKIGVWVGRDIPTPLVNYETSVRLAKDKLFARRNTDTAVSQAREVLERHGSRSGSNQRKRGSSAAQANASSQLGFEFDEGR